In a single window of the Actinomycetota bacterium genome:
- a CDS encoding sigma-70 family RNA polymerase sigma factor codes for MGVTFEVFVDAHGRRLRAALVAAFGVDVGADACAEALAYGWEHWERVGAMENPAGYLFRVGQNAGRRAAKRRPFFPEPPSGELPAFEPAMLPAIAELSEPQRVSLVLVHGYGWSMVEVAALLEVSHSTVRTHLARALSALRRALEVEVHAD; via the coding sequence ATGGGTGTGACCTTCGAGGTGTTCGTTGATGCGCACGGTCGACGGTTGCGCGCGGCGTTGGTGGCTGCGTTCGGGGTTGATGTCGGCGCCGACGCGTGCGCAGAGGCGTTGGCGTACGGCTGGGAGCATTGGGAGCGGGTCGGCGCGATGGAGAATCCGGCGGGCTATCTGTTCCGGGTGGGTCAGAACGCGGGTCGCAGAGCGGCGAAGCGGAGACCGTTCTTCCCAGAACCGCCGAGTGGAGAGTTGCCAGCATTCGAGCCGGCGATGCTCCCGGCGATCGCCGAGCTGTCAGAGCCGCAGCGGGTGTCGCTCGTCCTGGTGCATGGCTACGGCTGGTCGATGGTGGAGGTCGCAGCGTTGCTCGAGGTGTCTCATTCCACGGTGCGCACGCATCTCGCGCGTGCGTTGAGCGCTCTTCGCAGAGCTTTGGAGGTCGAGGTCCATGCTGACTGA
- a CDS encoding ATP-binding cassette domain-containing protein — MITGEESPPDSRQRGATDAVLRQRRAAVTAAIELSGLTKSFGDVRAVDDINAVIESGEVTAFLGPNGAGKTTTLRMLLGLVMPTSGTATFGGRRYDELPDPLRHVGAMLEASGYHPGRTALDHLRVLTTAAKLDADAPMRVLAATGLAEDARRRVGEFSLGMRQRLGLAAALLGDPAVLILDEPTNGLDPQGIRWLRGYLRQLAGEGRTVLVSSHALSEVEQTADHVLLIAKGRLVRSSTLTALRAEAGVGCRVRTPQPERLSTLLDATGHRHRHIDGELAVDAAAEQVGELAAAHGVVLHRLTATAGLEEAFFRLTEQPGRVNDAVSLEGASA; from the coding sequence ATGATCACCGGCGAGGAGAGCCCTCCCGACTCACGGCAGCGAGGAGCGACTGATGCGGTGTTGCGACAACGGAGAGCGGCGGTGACGGCGGCCATCGAGCTGTCCGGGCTCACCAAGTCCTTCGGAGACGTTCGGGCCGTCGACGACATCAACGCCGTGATCGAGTCCGGAGAGGTGACTGCCTTCCTCGGGCCCAACGGCGCCGGCAAGACGACCACCCTACGGATGCTGCTCGGGCTCGTCATGCCGACCAGCGGCACCGCGACCTTCGGCGGCAGGCGCTACGACGAGTTGCCTGACCCGCTCCGTCACGTCGGCGCAATGCTCGAAGCCTCCGGCTACCACCCCGGTCGCACCGCGCTCGACCACCTGCGCGTTCTCACCACCGCGGCGAAGCTGGACGCGGACGCGCCCATGCGTGTCCTGGCTGCCACCGGGCTCGCCGAGGACGCGCGACGAAGGGTCGGCGAATTCTCCCTCGGCATGCGGCAGCGTCTCGGCCTCGCGGCGGCGTTGCTCGGCGACCCGGCAGTGCTCATCCTGGACGAGCCGACGAACGGTCTCGACCCGCAGGGCATCCGATGGCTGCGCGGGTACCTTCGCCAGCTCGCGGGCGAGGGGCGCACCGTGCTCGTCTCCAGCCACGCGTTGAGCGAGGTCGAACAGACCGCCGACCACGTGCTCCTGATCGCCAAGGGGCGCCTCGTCCGGTCATCGACCCTCACCGCCCTGCGCGCCGAGGCTGGCGTCGGCTGCCGCGTCCGCACACCGCAGCCGGAGCGACTGTCCACTCTGCTCGACGCCACCGGCCACCGCCACCGCCACATCGACGGGGAGCTCGCTGTCGACGCCGCCGCCGAGCAGGTGGGCGAGCTCGCCGCAGCACACGGAGTCGTGCTGCACCGCCTCACCGCAACGGCCGGGCTGGAGGAGGCCTTCTTCCGTCTCACCGAGCAACCCGGGCGGGTCAACGACGCGGTGTCGCTGGAAGGGGCGTCGGCGTGA
- a CDS encoding amidohydrolase family protein has product MTLLPGLINVHQHLAFDASTNPVAQLDTDDDGALLLRMRLSSQRALAVGITTIRDLGDRNYLSLTGDWFHDRRQAVADALAVGADSIEHCSFFSADGVDGEPALLQRLAASHGHRLLAACAARGNGGDSSPPVGDAERGSPR; this is encoded by the coding sequence ATGACGTTGCTGCCGGGTCTCATCAACGTCCACCAGCACCTCGCCTTCGACGCGTCGACCAACCCCGTGGCCCAGCTGGACACTGACGATGACGGCGCGCTGCTGCTCCGCATGCGGCTCTCCTCACAGCGGGCGCTTGCCGTCGGCATCACGACCATCCGCGACCTCGGCGACCGCAACTACCTCTCCCTCACCGGCGACTGGTTCCACGACAGGAGGCAGGCCGTGGCCGACGCGCTCGCCGTCGGTGCGGACTCGATCGAGCACTGCAGCTTCTTCAGCGCCGACGGTGTCGATGGTGAGCCAGCCCTTCTTCAACGGCTCGCCGCCAGTCACGGGCACCGCCTGCTGGCCGCGTGCGCTGCTCGCGGGAATGGGGGCGACTCGTCACCTCCGGTGGGCGACGCCGAGCGAGGGTCCCCACGGTGA
- a CDS encoding type II toxin-antitoxin system PemK/MazF family toxin, with product MRGDIHRLRAPRGARKSEQRGSRYAVIVQSDDLMLSTVLVAPTSRSAPPRIFRPTITVNDEQTQVLIEQTSAVAPERLGEFVGRLTYEELVALDDGLRLVLELD from the coding sequence GTGCGTGGTGACATCCATCGACTCCGAGCCCCGCGTGGAGCGCGCAAGAGCGAACAACGGGGCAGTCGGTACGCCGTCATCGTGCAGTCAGATGATCTGATGCTGTCGACCGTGCTCGTGGCGCCCACATCCCGGTCTGCACCGCCACGCATCTTTCGTCCGACGATCACGGTCAACGACGAACAGACTCAGGTCTTGATCGAGCAGACGTCGGCCGTTGCGCCCGAGCGGCTCGGCGAATTCGTCGGGCGCCTGACGTACGAGGAGCTGGTAGCGCTAGATGATGGACTGCGTCTCGTCCTCGAACTCGATTGA
- a CDS encoding CotH kinase family protein → MTPNFCPARRWAATLVAVALTAAGCSSGDDSSLAVAASAEPTNAPAATDDDAVAADPTAPPVTTNPETTSADQAVSLAGADVFDPTVVHEISVTFDEADYDALLEAYSATGDKEWMQVTVTIDGATYEDTGMRLKGNSSLMALGRDSNAESAAGSPETLPWLIRLDRNVDGQTHHGYSDIVIRSNNTETSLNEAVALALLDEAGLASQAAAPASVSMNNSDPVLRLIVEHPGDDAWQDASFEADGALFKAEASGDWSYRGDDPDAYTDVFDQEGGDDLTDLTPLIEFLDFLNNSDDDTFAAELSEYLDVDAFATYLAMMDLIENTDDIDGPGNNSYLWWDAASGRFTVVPWDMNLAFGGFGMGPGGGFPGGGRGEFPAGTAPEAFPDGTLPDGAIPGGTPPEGGFPGGAGGMRGGRSNPLVERFQANEEFAALYRQRLTELRAELFESGTAETILQNWVNTLSTHATHLVSADTITAEAETIRSLLSD, encoded by the coding sequence ATGACACCCAACTTCTGTCCGGCTCGCCGCTGGGCGGCCACCCTTGTCGCCGTCGCCTTGACGGCGGCCGGCTGCAGCTCTGGCGACGATTCGTCGCTCGCCGTCGCCGCATCGGCCGAACCGACGAACGCACCGGCCGCGACCGACGACGACGCCGTCGCCGCCGATCCCACGGCGCCACCGGTCACGACCAACCCGGAGACCACTTCGGCCGACCAGGCCGTGTCACTGGCCGGCGCGGACGTGTTCGACCCCACCGTCGTGCACGAGATCTCGGTGACCTTCGACGAAGCCGACTACGACGCGCTTCTAGAGGCGTACTCGGCGACCGGTGACAAGGAGTGGATGCAGGTCACCGTCACGATCGACGGGGCCACCTACGAGGACACCGGAATGCGCCTGAAGGGCAACTCGTCGCTCATGGCGTTGGGGAGAGACTCGAACGCCGAGTCGGCGGCCGGGTCGCCCGAGACGCTGCCGTGGCTGATCCGACTCGACCGGAACGTCGACGGCCAGACCCACCACGGTTACTCCGACATCGTGATCCGGTCGAACAACACCGAGACCTCGCTCAACGAGGCGGTCGCGCTCGCCCTGCTCGACGAGGCAGGGCTTGCGTCCCAGGCCGCCGCCCCGGCGAGCGTGTCGATGAACAACAGCGACCCGGTGCTGCGCCTGATCGTGGAGCACCCCGGCGACGACGCCTGGCAAGACGCCAGCTTCGAGGCCGACGGGGCGCTCTTCAAGGCGGAGGCCTCCGGCGACTGGAGCTACCGAGGCGACGACCCCGACGCTTACACCGACGTGTTCGATCAAGAGGGTGGCGACGATCTCACCGACTTGACCCCGCTCATCGAGTTCCTCGACTTCCTCAACAACAGCGACGACGACACCTTCGCAGCCGAGCTGTCCGAGTACCTCGACGTCGACGCCTTCGCGACCTACCTCGCGATGATGGACCTGATCGAGAACACCGACGACATCGACGGTCCGGGCAACAACTCCTACTTGTGGTGGGACGCCGCGAGCGGCCGGTTCACCGTCGTCCCCTGGGACATGAACCTCGCCTTCGGCGGGTTCGGCATGGGACCTGGCGGTGGCTTCCCCGGCGGCGGTCGTGGCGAGTTCCCCGCCGGCACGGCACCGGAAGCGTTTCCCGATGGAACGCTCCCCGATGGAGCGATTCCCGGAGGTACCCCACCAGAGGGTGGGTTCCCTGGCGGCGCAGGAGGGATGCGCGGTGGACGGTCGAACCCCCTCGTCGAGCGCTTCCAGGCCAACGAGGAGTTCGCTGCTCTTTACCGGCAGCGCCTCACCGAGCTACGTGCCGAGCTGTTCGAGAGCGGCACCGCCGAGACGATCCTGCAGAACTGGGTGAACACGCTGAGCACCCACGCCACTCACTTGGTCTCTGCCGACACGATCACGGCCGAGGCCGAGACCATTCGCTCTCTCCTTTCCGACTGA
- a CDS encoding nuclear transport factor 2 family protein, with protein sequence MTEPEPSPIDVVQRYFAAIRAADGRVAELFHPDAELIGLGTVVRGRPAIDEFYAASIAAARPTPRPLGPYLVAGHRVAAEIAIELQGAPALHVMDLFEIDGGRIRRLTYFVADRG encoded by the coding sequence ATGACCGAACCCGAACCCAGCCCCATCGATGTGGTGCAGCGGTACTTCGCCGCGATCCGCGCCGCCGACGGGCGCGTCGCGGAGCTCTTTCACCCTGACGCCGAACTGATCGGGCTTGGAACGGTGGTGCGCGGCCGGCCGGCGATCGACGAGTTCTACGCCGCCTCGATCGCCGCCGCCCGCCCGACGCCCCGGCCGCTCGGCCCCTACCTCGTCGCCGGCCACCGCGTCGCCGCCGAGATCGCCATCGAGTTGCAGGGCGCGCCCGCCCTACACGTGATGGACCTGTTCGAGATCGACGGCGGCCGGATCCGCCGGCTCACCTACTTCGTCGCCGATCGAGGCTGA
- a CDS encoding helix-turn-helix domain-containing protein — translation MPSDLLSLADASSILGVSPERVRQLVVAGDLPAQRVGNAWAVPMDALVARRHSARPGGRPLGAVRAWREIVHGAIDLGRPGRYQRRAEVVRCEMSQADVESLPDAVGALISGVRAAIEFGASLVAADDRDLYLSRSALGQLDSLVAAVPDSLGRIRLRVVDDDAWEIIAGGELAPRGAVALDLLDSADPRRWIAAEGLAADA, via the coding sequence GTGCCATCGGACCTGCTGTCACTTGCGGATGCGTCGAGCATCCTGGGGGTGTCGCCCGAGCGTGTCCGTCAGCTCGTCGTTGCCGGCGATCTGCCGGCTCAGCGAGTCGGCAACGCATGGGCCGTTCCGATGGACGCCCTCGTTGCTCGTCGGCACTCGGCTCGGCCTGGTGGCCGGCCCCTCGGTGCTGTTCGGGCGTGGCGCGAGATCGTTCATGGCGCCATCGATCTGGGTCGGCCGGGCCGCTACCAGCGACGGGCCGAGGTCGTGCGCTGCGAGATGAGTCAGGCCGACGTCGAGTCACTTCCCGATGCCGTGGGAGCGCTGATCAGCGGCGTTCGTGCGGCCATCGAGTTCGGGGCCTCTCTGGTCGCCGCTGACGACCGCGACCTCTATCTCTCGCGGAGCGCACTCGGTCAGCTGGATTCTCTCGTGGCGGCCGTTCCCGATTCGCTCGGCCGCATCCGTCTGCGGGTCGTCGATGACGACGCGTGGGAGATCATCGCTGGCGGCGAGCTCGCGCCGCGTGGTGCGGTCGCCCTGGACCTTCTCGACTCAGCTGATCCACGGCGCTGGATTGCAGCCGAGGGCCTGGCTGCCGATGCCTGA
- a CDS encoding leucyl aminopeptidase: MTRAIPVPDEFDPIPSLGTIESIDVRVDDAASDAGLRAVLVRADSGMPDPFDAASLRSAGFTAEPGQTHLLAGAPPMVLVGVGSGAVDLNAARGAGAAIASSLPSASGLSIDLGSVEASPEVVRGLVEGVILARYSWDALRREPSKTQVGAITIVTAGGATEVLIDAARRGHLEALAHCVSRDLANCPPAHLTAVRWAAVAERIGPQRGLSVETHDRAWLLEERCGGVIAVNGGSDEEPRLITLEYQPDASVANGRHVALVGKGLTYDSGGLAIKPGDAVHAMMKNDMSGGGAVFAAMLVLKQLAVPSRVTAYIMCTDNMPSGSAMKMGDVITHRDGTTVEVLNTDAEGRLVMADALVLASELQPDAIIDIATLTGACMRALGTEIAGVMGTDQELVDLLRAAGETTAEPLWQLPMGAHFREELDSDVADMKNLGLADAGASSAAEFLAHFVHGVPFAHIDIAGVAAVAKPAGWKTRGMSGFGARLLVEALERFPAQV; encoded by the coding sequence ATGACCCGCGCGATACCTGTCCCAGACGAGTTCGACCCGATCCCGTCACTCGGGACCATCGAATCCATCGACGTCCGTGTCGACGACGCCGCCTCCGACGCCGGCCTGCGCGCCGTTCTCGTCCGCGCTGACTCGGGAATGCCCGATCCATTCGACGCGGCGTCGCTGCGGTCGGCGGGCTTCACCGCCGAGCCCGGCCAAACCCATCTGCTCGCCGGGGCACCGCCCATGGTGCTCGTCGGTGTCGGCAGCGGCGCGGTCGACCTCAATGCCGCCCGTGGCGCCGGCGCGGCGATCGCCTCGTCGCTCCCGAGCGCGTCCGGGCTCTCGATCGACCTGGGCTCGGTCGAGGCCTCACCGGAAGTGGTGCGCGGTCTGGTCGAGGGCGTGATCTTGGCCAGGTACTCGTGGGACGCGCTCCGACGCGAGCCCTCGAAGACGCAGGTCGGCGCGATCACGATCGTGACTGCTGGCGGAGCGACGGAAGTGCTCATCGACGCTGCGCGGCGCGGTCATCTCGAGGCGTTGGCGCACTGTGTGTCTCGCGACCTCGCCAACTGTCCCCCGGCGCATCTGACCGCGGTGCGTTGGGCTGCCGTCGCCGAGCGCATCGGGCCGCAGCGGGGGCTGAGCGTCGAGACGCACGACCGCGCGTGGTTGCTCGAAGAACGATGCGGCGGGGTGATCGCCGTGAACGGGGGCAGCGACGAGGAACCCCGTCTGATCACGCTCGAGTACCAGCCGGACGCGTCGGTCGCCAACGGCCGGCACGTGGCGCTCGTCGGCAAGGGCCTCACGTACGACTCGGGTGGTCTCGCCATCAAGCCCGGCGATGCCGTGCACGCGATGATGAAGAACGACATGTCGGGCGGCGGCGCGGTCTTCGCCGCGATGCTCGTGCTCAAGCAGCTCGCTGTGCCCTCCCGGGTGACGGCCTACATCATGTGCACCGACAACATGCCGTCGGGCAGCGCCATGAAGATGGGCGACGTCATCACCCACCGTGACGGCACCACCGTCGAGGTGCTCAACACCGACGCCGAGGGTCGTCTCGTGATGGCCGATGCACTGGTGTTGGCGAGCGAGCTGCAACCGGACGCGATCATCGACATCGCGACGCTCACCGGAGCCTGCATGCGGGCACTCGGCACGGAGATCGCCGGCGTGATGGGCACCGACCAGGAGCTCGTCGACCTGCTGCGCGCCGCGGGCGAGACGACCGCCGAGCCGCTTTGGCAACTTCCGATGGGCGCCCACTTCCGAGAGGAGCTGGACTCCGACGTGGCCGACATGAAGAACCTCGGGCTCGCCGATGCCGGTGCATCCAGCGCCGCCGAGTTCCTCGCCCACTTCGTCCACGGCGTGCCGTTCGCGCACATCGACATCGCCGGTGTCGCAGCCGTCGCCAAGCCTGCGGGCTGGAAGACGCGTGGGATGAGCGGCTTCGGCGCCCGACTGCTCGTCGAGGCCCTCGAACGGTTCCCCGCCCAAGTGTGA
- a CDS encoding antibiotic biosynthesis monooxygenase: MILEHAVLDVIPGKQEEFEEAFKQAKAIISSMPGFLSLRLTRCVERDERYLLLVEWDRLESHTEGFRGSPEYSRWRELLHHFYDPFPTVEHYAPLSGL, translated from the coding sequence ATGATCCTCGAGCACGCCGTCTTAGATGTCATCCCGGGTAAGCAGGAGGAGTTCGAGGAGGCGTTCAAACAGGCCAAGGCCATCATCTCCTCGATGCCGGGGTTCCTGTCGCTGCGCCTTACGCGTTGTGTGGAGCGCGACGAGCGCTACCTGCTGCTGGTGGAGTGGGATCGGCTGGAGAGCCACACCGAGGGCTTCCGCGGCTCACCCGAGTACTCGAGGTGGCGAGAGTTGCTCCACCACTTCTACGACCCGTTCCCGACCGTTGAGCACTACGCGCCCCTGAGCGGCCTCTGA
- a CDS encoding MFS transporter yields MTAHATASTPGVTSRASWLPLAIVMLCQIQISFNAFNVSIQGIVEDLGIPATSVGLALTTGTFAMAGFVLLGARLAARLGVRKALQIGMIGPTVAAIVISLTNVGWSLFAAQALSGATVALAAPSLTVIIASNYHGKQQAQAIGFLASAIPLAQVVSLLIAGAFASSIGWRWSFVLLAVLGAANIALSFRLAPIAPRPEVVIDWTGAALSAIGVILLSAGFSFLNAWGFIGASDDAPFDIAGISPVIFLLVGGAVFLQAFFRWTRKRMDEGKPPLFSLDVLRSSKERSIVACMALMLFIGTATSFLLPLYMQVVQGYSGWKTSLTIVPYTLSIFVANTLVARLYDRFSPARIARVAFLVVFLALTLIAFTISNSWGQVSIVVGLVTLGLAQGCIVALVFNKLLMSVPKELAGDVGAFRGLTHNMSGSAGIAVATALAVSMLGFFVARDVAASPVFSQELVQEVNLDRADFITNDQLKVVLEGTSASPAEVDAAVEVLSDARLDALQLTLMLLAALALLALVPAGGIPDFREPDLTVDDEEGIASGTGKA; encoded by the coding sequence ATGACGGCCCACGCGACTGCAAGTACCCCCGGCGTTACGTCCCGCGCCTCCTGGCTGCCTCTTGCCATCGTGATGCTGTGCCAGATCCAGATCTCGTTCAACGCGTTCAACGTTTCGATCCAGGGCATCGTCGAAGACCTCGGGATCCCGGCCACCTCGGTCGGCTTGGCACTGACCACGGGCACGTTCGCGATGGCCGGGTTCGTCTTGCTCGGCGCCCGACTTGCCGCGCGGCTCGGCGTTCGCAAGGCGCTACAGATCGGAATGATCGGTCCGACGGTCGCGGCGATCGTCATCTCGCTGACCAACGTCGGGTGGAGCCTCTTCGCCGCCCAGGCCTTGTCTGGCGCCACCGTCGCCCTGGCGGCGCCGTCGTTGACGGTGATCATCGCCAGCAACTACCACGGCAAGCAGCAAGCTCAGGCCATCGGTTTCCTCGCCTCGGCCATCCCGCTCGCCCAGGTCGTGTCGCTCTTGATCGCCGGTGCCTTCGCCTCGAGCATCGGTTGGCGCTGGTCGTTCGTGCTCCTGGCAGTGCTCGGCGCGGCCAACATCGCCCTCAGCTTCCGGCTGGCGCCGATCGCCCCTCGTCCGGAGGTGGTCATCGACTGGACTGGTGCTGCCCTTTCGGCAATCGGCGTCATCTTGTTGTCGGCCGGGTTCAGCTTCCTCAACGCCTGGGGCTTCATCGGCGCCAGCGACGACGCGCCGTTCGACATCGCCGGCATCTCGCCGGTGATCTTCCTCCTCGTCGGCGGCGCTGTCTTCTTGCAGGCGTTCTTCCGCTGGACGCGCAAGCGGATGGACGAGGGCAAACCGCCGCTCTTCTCGCTCGACGTGCTGCGCTCGTCCAAGGAGCGATCGATCGTGGCGTGCATGGCGTTGATGTTGTTCATCGGCACGGCCACCAGCTTCCTGCTGCCCCTCTACATGCAAGTCGTGCAGGGCTACAGCGGCTGGAAGACCTCGCTCACGATCGTGCCGTACACCCTGTCCATCTTCGTCGCCAACACCTTGGTGGCACGGCTGTACGACCGGTTCAGCCCGGCGCGCATCGCGCGGGTCGCGTTCTTGGTGGTGTTCCTCGCGCTCACGCTGATCGCGTTCACGATCAGCAACAGCTGGGGTCAGGTGTCGATCGTCGTCGGTCTCGTCACGCTCGGCCTCGCCCAGGGCTGCATCGTGGCGCTCGTGTTCAACAAGCTGCTGATGTCGGTGCCGAAGGAGCTCGCCGGCGATGTCGGGGCGTTCCGTGGGCTGACCCACAACATGTCTGGCTCAGCCGGCATCGCCGTCGCCACCGCCCTCGCCGTCTCGATGCTCGGGTTCTTCGTCGCCCGCGACGTTGCCGCTTCGCCCGTCTTCAGCCAAGAGCTGGTCCAGGAGGTCAACCTGGACCGGGCCGACTTCATCACCAACGACCAGCTGAAGGTCGTGCTCGAGGGGACGAGCGCCAGCCCGGCCGAGGTAGACGCCGCCGTCGAGGTGCTGTCGGACGCCCGCCTCGACGCCCTGCAGCTGACGCTGATGCTGCTCGCCGCCCTCGCCCTGCTCGCCCTCGTTCCCGCCGGCGGCATCCCCGATTTCCGTGAGCCCGACCTCACGGTCGACGACGAGGAAGGCATCGCCTCCGGCACCGGCAAGGCCTGA
- a CDS encoding ABC transporter permease: protein MNALVRAELLKLRSTRILAGLLVATLGFVLLTVIFTVPSAGATNNALSLDDPALLARIVGDSFGVPQVTMLLLGVLAFTQEIRYGTITSTFLVEPRRTRALVSKGLTLVLSSVVLTAGALVVSIVATTTLIRTRGGNATFDAEVWQVVAAAFVVMALYGVIGLAVGALLRNQIVAVVASLIWMLAAERLLIDALPAIGRWTPGGATFGLLQLGPTVATSGTLLDAPIGGLLLVGYTAAAAALALVVAPRRDVL, encoded by the coding sequence GTGAACGCGCTTGTTCGCGCCGAGCTTCTCAAGCTGCGCAGCACCCGCATTCTTGCCGGGCTGCTGGTCGCCACCCTGGGCTTCGTGTTGCTGACGGTGATCTTCACCGTCCCCTCAGCCGGCGCGACGAACAACGCGCTCTCCCTCGACGACCCCGCCCTCCTGGCCCGCATCGTCGGCGACAGCTTCGGCGTGCCCCAGGTGACAATGCTGCTCCTGGGGGTGCTCGCGTTCACCCAGGAGATCCGCTACGGCACCATCACCTCTACGTTCCTGGTCGAGCCGCGCCGCACCCGGGCCCTCGTCTCCAAGGGCCTGACTCTCGTCCTCTCCAGCGTCGTGCTCACGGCAGGCGCACTCGTCGTCTCGATCGTCGCCACGACGACGTTGATCCGAACTCGCGGCGGCAACGCGACGTTCGACGCCGAGGTCTGGCAGGTGGTCGCAGCGGCGTTCGTCGTCATGGCGCTCTACGGCGTCATCGGTCTCGCCGTCGGCGCCCTGCTCCGCAACCAGATCGTCGCCGTGGTCGCCTCGCTGATCTGGATGCTCGCCGCTGAGCGTTTGCTCATCGACGCACTCCCGGCAATCGGACGGTGGACACCGGGAGGAGCCACCTTTGGGCTGCTGCAGCTCGGCCCGACAGTCGCCACGAGTGGAACGCTGTTAGACGCACCCATCGGTGGCTTGCTCCTCGTCGGATACACCGCCGCCGCAGCGGCCCTCGCGCTCGTCGTCGCGCCACGCAGAGACGTCCTCTAG
- a CDS encoding dihydrofolate reductase family protein yields MSRVRVHSFSISLDGFATGEGQALDAPFGHAGHRLHEWLLATRFAHREVLGEPGGTEGFDNAMADRHGPGIGAEIMGAGKFGPPGWQDDPDWRGWWGDEPPFHTPTYVLTHRPRPSLPMAGGTTFHFLDAAPVDALEVARDAAAGQDVRIGGGPTVVRAFLAAGLVDHLHVVQVPILLGRGVRLWDGLEGLEQHYEVETVSTPSGVTHLTFTR; encoded by the coding sequence ATGTCGCGCGTCCGCGTTCACAGCTTTTCGATCTCGCTCGACGGGTTCGCCACTGGTGAGGGGCAGGCTCTCGACGCGCCGTTCGGCCACGCCGGGCATCGGCTCCACGAGTGGCTGTTGGCCACTCGGTTCGCCCACCGCGAAGTCCTCGGCGAACCGGGCGGCACCGAGGGTTTCGACAACGCGATGGCCGACCGTCATGGACCGGGGATCGGTGCGGAGATCATGGGTGCCGGCAAGTTCGGCCCTCCGGGCTGGCAGGACGACCCGGATTGGCGCGGGTGGTGGGGCGACGAACCGCCGTTCCACACGCCGACGTACGTCCTGACCCATCGTCCGCGCCCGTCGCTCCCGATGGCGGGTGGTACGACGTTCCACTTCCTCGACGCCGCGCCGGTGGATGCACTCGAGGTGGCGCGGGATGCAGCTGCCGGTCAGGACGTCCGCATCGGTGGGGGCCCGACTGTGGTGCGCGCGTTCCTCGCCGCCGGTCTCGTCGACCACCTGCACGTCGTGCAGGTGCCGATCCTGCTCGGCCGCGGGGTTCGGCTCTGGGACGGCTTGGAGGGGTTGGAGCAGCACTACGAAGTGGAGACGGTCTCGACGCCGAGCGGCGTCACCCACCTCACGTTCACCCGATGA
- a CDS encoding response regulator transcription factor, which yields MRVVIAEDQALLREGLARLFRDGGHNVLATLRDADQLLATIAREQPELAVIDIRMPPTFTDEGARAARSIKQQHPGVGVLLLSQHIETAQAVNLVALGGFGYLLKDRVLEVGEFLATAERIAAGGSALDPMVVANLVAPADSGPVSRLSERERGVLELMAQGLTNAAIADRLVVSERTVEAHIRHILTKLDIADSEDSHRRVLAVLAYLDGVHHT from the coding sequence GTGCGCGTCGTGATCGCCGAGGACCAGGCGCTGCTGCGCGAAGGCCTCGCCCGCCTCTTCCGCGACGGCGGCCATAACGTCCTCGCCACCCTCCGCGACGCCGACCAGCTGCTCGCCACCATCGCACGCGAGCAACCCGAGCTCGCCGTCATCGACATTCGCATGCCGCCCACCTTCACCGACGAAGGCGCCCGCGCCGCCCGCTCGATCAAGCAGCAGCATCCCGGCGTAGGCGTGCTGCTGCTGTCCCAGCACATCGAGACCGCCCAGGCCGTGAACCTGGTCGCACTCGGCGGGTTCGGCTACCTCCTCAAAGACCGCGTGCTCGAAGTCGGCGAGTTCCTCGCCACCGCCGAGCGCATCGCCGCGGGAGGGTCAGCCCTTGACCCGATGGTGGTCGCCAACCTCGTCGCGCCCGCCGACAGCGGACCCGTCAGCCGGCTCTCCGAGCGCGAGCGGGGCGTGCTCGAACTCATGGCCCAAGGACTCACCAACGCCGCCATCGCCGACCGGCTCGTGGTCAGCGAACGCACCGTCGAAGCCCACATCCGCCACATCCTCACCAAGCTCGACATCGCCGACAGCGAAGACTCCCATCGCCGTGTGCTCGCTGTCCTCGCCTACCTCGACGGCGTACACCACACCTGA